The proteins below come from a single Onychomys torridus chromosome 18, mOncTor1.1, whole genome shotgun sequence genomic window:
- the LOC118569743 gene encoding pituitary tumor-transforming gene 1 protein-interacting protein: MASAALELTPSWVMLLGAALLLLLPVASAQEPPGVGCSLYTNRSCEECLRNVSCLWCNENKACLDYPVRKILPPASLCKLSSARWGVCWVNFEALIITMSVLGGSVLLAITVCCCCCCRRKKSRKPDKSDERAIREQEERRVRQEERRAEMKSRHDEIRKKYGLFKEQNPYEKF; this comes from the exons ATGGCGTCTGCTGCTCTCGAGCTGACGCCGAGCTGGGTGATGCTCCTCGGCGCCgcgctgctgctgcttctgcccgTAGCCTCTGCGCAGGAACCTCCGGGAGTGG GCTGTTCCCTGTACACAAACAGATCCTGTGAAGAGTGCCTCAGGAATGTCTCG tgtctgtggtgTAACGAGAACAAGGCATGCTTGGACTACCCAGTGAGAAAAATCTTGCCCCCTGCTTCTCTTTGTAAATTGAGTTCTGCTCGCTGGGGCGTATGCTGGG TGAACTTCGAGGCCTTGATCATCACCATGTCAGTGCTTGGGGGCTCCGTGCTCCTGGCTATCactgtgtgctgctgctgctgctgccgccggaAGAAGAGCCGCAAGCCAGACAAGAGCGATGAGCGGGCCATcagagagcaggaggagaggagggtgcgGCAGGAGGAGAG GAGAGCGGAGATGAAATCAAGACACGATGAAATCAGGAAAAAATATG GTCTGTTTAAAGAACAAAACCCATATGAGAAGTTCTAA
- the Sumo3 gene encoding small ubiquitin-related modifier 3, whose protein sequence is MSEEKPKEGVKTENDHINLKVAGQDGSVVQFKIKRHTPLSKLMKAYCERQGLSMRQIRFRFDGQPINETDTPAQLEMEDEDTIDVFQQQTGGTAPRGTIPTPNHCPDICY, encoded by the exons ATGTCGGAAGAGAAGCCCAAG GAGGGAGTGAAGACAGAGAATGACCACATCAACCTCAAAGTGGCggggcaggatggctcagtggtgcagTTCAAGATCAAGAGGCACACTCCGCTGAGCAAGCTGATGAAGGCCTACTGCGAGAGGCAG GGCTTGTCAATGAGGCAGATTCGATTCCGGTTTGATGGACAACCAATCAACGAAACAGACACTCCAGCCCAG ctggagatggaggatgaggaCACCATTGACGTATTCCAGCAGCAGACGGGAGGAACAGCTCCCCGAGGGACCATCCCCACACCCAACCATTGTCCTGACATTTGCTATTGA